Proteins encoded within one genomic window of Prochlorococcus marinus str. MIT 9515:
- a CDS encoding creatininase family protein — protein MNFKSIPSEFEYLSWPEVKNISKEKRSTIIWPFGAVEQHGPHLPLATDSIFVDEIICEVLKLIPSETPIKKLPTQYIGFSPEHKGFDGTISLSSNLITLMIKEVGSQLADMGFKRLVLINAHGGQISLLNTAARELRSIAPKLSVFPCFLWSGVDGLSELLTKKEIENGLHASLAETSLMMALKSDLVGEERPFEEIEKQIPEGWSLEGNAPTAWFTDDLSKSGVIGDSRGSNKELGITLKTLLTNHWYNMINNLMQSDWPK, from the coding sequence ATGAACTTTAAATCAATACCTAGTGAATTTGAATATTTATCTTGGCCAGAAGTGAAAAATATTTCAAAAGAGAAAAGATCCACAATTATCTGGCCATTTGGAGCGGTAGAACAACATGGTCCACATTTGCCTTTGGCTACAGATAGTATTTTTGTGGATGAGATAATTTGTGAAGTTTTAAAATTAATTCCCTCTGAGACACCCATAAAAAAACTTCCAACTCAATACATAGGATTTTCTCCAGAACATAAGGGATTTGATGGGACTATATCTCTTTCATCAAACCTAATAACCCTAATGATTAAAGAAGTTGGATCTCAATTAGCTGATATGGGTTTTAAAAGATTGGTGTTAATTAATGCACATGGAGGGCAAATTTCTTTGCTAAATACAGCAGCAAGAGAATTAAGAAGTATTGCTCCAAAACTTTCAGTTTTTCCATGCTTTTTGTGGAGCGGTGTTGATGGGTTAAGTGAATTGTTAACGAAAAAAGAAATTGAGAATGGATTACATGCATCTTTAGCTGAAACGAGTTTGATGATGGCTCTGAAATCTGATCTTGTTGGAGAGGAAAGACCATTTGAAGAAATTGAAAAGCAAATTCCTGAGGGCTGGAGTTTAGAGGGAAATGCTCCAACGGCTTGGTTCACAGACGATTTAAGTAAGTCTGGAGTTATCGGGGATAGCAGAGGTTCAAACAAAGAATTGGGTATCACCCTAAAAACTCTTTTGACTAATCATTGGTACAATATGATTAATAATTTAATGCAATCTGATTGGCCAAAATGA
- a CDS encoding S1 RNA-binding domain-containing protein, whose protein sequence is MKGVNDKGAQNDKKIKGQKNDVKKPLQVLHISKKDSEKEKEANFDDNQKLSNGITKDINATKPQIIEAPLNEDKENHSANINLENKSYQELAKPVNFKDEDQEFIIERKVDEFDFDENAFLEALNENEPIGTTGETIKGKIIALESDGLYVDIGGKAPGFMPKKECGLGVITNFKEKFPIGLEMEVLVIKEQNADGMVTISSRALILRQSWEKVENSAKNGELIQVSINGFNRGGLTCDVDGLRGFIPRSQLEDGQDYQSLVNKTLKVAFLEVNPESRKLVLSEKKALLVSKFSGLKLGQLIEGEVLGIKPYGFFVDLGGASGLLHQSSITNGSIRNLREIFEEGELIKALITEIDLERGRIGLNTALLENSPGELIVDKGKVMLEASERALKAKALFDKKNLQNDSQ, encoded by the coding sequence ATGAAGGGAGTTAATGATAAGGGTGCCCAAAATGATAAGAAAATTAAGGGCCAAAAAAACGATGTTAAAAAACCTCTTCAGGTTCTTCACATAAGTAAAAAAGATAGCGAAAAAGAAAAAGAGGCAAATTTTGATGATAATCAAAAACTTTCAAATGGAATTACGAAAGATATAAATGCAACAAAGCCACAAATTATTGAAGCCCCTTTAAATGAAGATAAAGAAAACCATTCCGCAAACATTAATCTTGAGAACAAAAGTTATCAAGAGTTAGCAAAGCCTGTGAATTTTAAAGATGAAGATCAAGAATTTATAATAGAAAGGAAGGTTGATGAATTTGATTTTGATGAAAATGCCTTTTTAGAAGCATTAAATGAAAATGAACCTATTGGAACCACTGGAGAGACAATAAAGGGAAAAATAATAGCCTTAGAAAGTGATGGATTGTATGTAGATATTGGAGGGAAAGCACCAGGGTTCATGCCTAAAAAAGAATGTGGATTAGGAGTGATCACCAATTTCAAGGAAAAATTTCCCATTGGTCTTGAAATGGAAGTTTTAGTTATCAAAGAACAAAATGCTGATGGGATGGTTACTATTAGTTCAAGAGCTTTAATTCTTAGACAAAGTTGGGAAAAAGTTGAAAATTCTGCAAAAAATGGAGAATTAATTCAAGTCTCAATTAATGGATTTAATAGAGGTGGTCTTACCTGCGATGTTGATGGATTAAGAGGGTTTATCCCAAGATCGCAACTTGAAGATGGCCAAGACTATCAATCTTTAGTAAACAAAACTTTAAAAGTTGCATTTTTAGAAGTTAATCCAGAGTCAAGAAAACTTGTTTTGTCAGAAAAAAAAGCATTATTAGTTTCTAAATTTTCAGGTCTAAAATTAGGACAATTAATTGAAGGCGAGGTTTTAGGAATAAAACCCTATGGCTTCTTTGTAGATTTAGGAGGAGCAAGCGGTCTTCTTCATCAATCTTCCATAACAAATGGCTCGATTCGTAATTTAAGAGAAATTTTTGAGGAGGGTGAGCTTATCAAAGCGCTCATAACAGAAATTGATCTAGAACGAGGAAGAATTGGCTTAAATACAGCGTTATTAGAAAACTCTCCTGGAGAATTAATCGTTGATAAAGGAAAAGTTATGCTTGAAGCCTCTGAAAGAGCTCTCAAAGCAAAAGCACTTTTCGATAAAAAAAACTTACAAAATGACTCCCAATAA
- a CDS encoding aldehyde oxygenase (deformylating): MQTLESNKNIQIGSSPESDSANLPDFTTDAYKDAYSRINAIVIEGEQEAYDNYISIATLLPNDSEELTKLAKMELKHKRGFTACGKNLGVEADMSFAKEFFSKLHGNFQAALKNESLTTCLLIQAILIEAFAISAYHVYIRVADPFAKKITQGVVNDEYLHLNYGEKWLKENLSTCKDELIAANKVNLPIIKKMLDQVADDAATLAMDKEELMEEFMIAYQDALLEMGLDNREIARMAMAAIV, translated from the coding sequence ATGCAAACTCTAGAATCTAATAAAAACATCCAAATAGGCTCATCACCTGAAAGTGATTCAGCTAATCTTCCTGATTTTACAACAGATGCTTACAAAGATGCATACAGTAGGATTAATGCGATAGTTATTGAGGGTGAACAAGAAGCTTATGACAACTACATTTCAATTGCGACTCTTTTACCCAATGATTCGGAAGAATTAACAAAATTGGCCAAAATGGAGCTAAAACATAAAAGAGGTTTTACGGCTTGTGGTAAAAATTTGGGAGTAGAAGCAGATATGTCTTTTGCCAAGGAATTCTTTTCAAAACTACACGGTAATTTTCAGGCAGCGTTAAAGAATGAGAGTTTAACTACTTGTCTTCTAATACAAGCCATTTTAATTGAAGCTTTTGCAATTTCTGCTTATCACGTTTACATAAGGGTTGCTGATCCATTCGCAAAAAAAATTACTCAGGGTGTGGTTAATGATGAATATCTCCATTTGAATTATGGTGAGAAATGGCTCAAAGAAAATCTTAGTACATGCAAAGATGAGTTAATCGCTGCTAACAAAGTTAATCTTCCTATTATAAAAAAGATGCTTGATCAAGTCGCAGATGATGCGGCTACCTTGGCTATGGATAAAGAAGAGTTGATGGAAGAATTCATGATTGCTTATCAAGACGCACTTCTAGAAATGGGTTTAGATAATAGAGAGATAGCAAGAATGGCAATGGCAGCAATTGTTTAA
- a CDS encoding long-chain acyl-[acyl-carrier-protein] reductase: protein MFGLIGHSTSFEDAKRKASLLGFDHIADGDLDVWCTAPPQLVENVEVKSATGISIEGSYIDSCFVPEMLSRFKTARRKVLNAMELAQKKGINITALGGFTSIIFENFNLLQHKQIRNTSLEWERFTTGNTHTAWVICRQLEINAPKVGIELKKATVAVVGATGDIGSAVCRWLINKTGIGELLLVARQKEPLDNLQKELDGGTIKSLDEALPEADIVVWVASMPKTMEINTNNLKQPCLMIDGGYPKNLDEKFQGNNIHVVKGGIVKFFNDIGWNMMELAEMQNPQREMFACFAEAMILEFEKCHTNFSWGRNNISLEKMEFIGAASVKHGFSAIGLDKHPKVLAV from the coding sequence ATGTTTGGGCTTATTGGTCATTCAACTAGTTTTGAGGATGCAAAAAGAAAAGCTTCATTATTGGGCTTTGACCATATTGCTGATGGAGATTTGGATGTGTGGTGCACAGCTCCACCTCAATTAGTTGAAAATGTTGAGGTGAAAAGTGCTACAGGAATATCAATTGAAGGTTCTTACATTGATTCATGTTTTGTTCCTGAAATGCTTTCTAGATTTAAAACAGCACGAAGAAAAGTTTTGAATGCTATGGAATTAGCTCAAAAAAAAGGCATTAATATCACTGCTTTAGGAGGTTTCACTTCTATTATCTTTGAGAATTTTAATCTCCTTCAACATAAGCAGATTAGGAATACCTCTTTAGAGTGGGAAAGATTCACAACTGGTAATACTCATACTGCTTGGGTTATTTGCCGACAGTTAGAGATAAATGCTCCTAAGGTAGGGATCGAACTTAAAAAAGCAACTGTTGCTGTTGTTGGTGCTACAGGTGATATAGGCAGTGCTGTTTGTCGATGGTTAATTAATAAAACAGGTATTGGGGAACTTCTTTTGGTAGCAAGACAAAAGGAACCTTTGGATAATTTACAGAAGGAATTAGATGGAGGAACTATCAAAAGTTTGGATGAGGCATTACCCGAGGCAGATATTGTTGTATGGGTAGCAAGTATGCCAAAGACCATGGAAATTAATACAAATAATCTTAAACAACCATGTTTAATGATTGATGGAGGATATCCAAAGAATCTCGATGAAAAATTCCAAGGTAATAATATACATGTTGTTAAAGGAGGTATTGTGAAATTCTTCAATGATATAGGCTGGAATATGATGGAATTAGCGGAAATGCAAAATCCCCAGAGAGAAATGTTTGCCTGTTTTGCAGAGGCTATGATTTTAGAATTTGAAAAATGTCATACTAACTTTAGTTGGGGAAGAAACAATATATCCCTTGAAAAGATGGAGTTCATTGGAGCTGCTTCTGTGAAACACGGATTCTCTGCTATTGGCCTTGATAAACATCCAAAAGTATTAGCAGTTTGA
- a CDS encoding Tab2 family RNA-binding protein — translation MTPNKKIDSIQNFKKSDWELDFYSRPIIEKNGKKRWELIISSSKTFKTEDIFLWNKICPANEVNSIWLTKSLNEALNDAERKGWEKPSKIRFWRASMKSIIKKSIENIGIEALVSRRTYELFDRIEFLEKEVYPLENGYVRGVLAPTFTSRIANDPTPLPEAVRGDALTISEISIEELKSAENWPIEFGDIFPIKKSLKNENLVPGLRLFSKERSLALAAWFSSLEPVKLHIEKNQLILEASEDNKWLVTDLSEKVAKELNNKFTQNKNDSFGYQFISIQSTPFIEKFAGFWILRDIELIS, via the coding sequence ATGACTCCCAATAAAAAAATCGATTCGATTCAAAATTTTAAAAAATCAGATTGGGAATTGGACTTTTATTCGAGGCCTATTATTGAAAAAAACGGTAAAAAAAGATGGGAATTAATTATTTCATCTTCAAAAACCTTCAAAACAGAGGATATATTTCTTTGGAATAAAATATGCCCCGCAAACGAGGTTAATTCGATATGGCTTACAAAATCATTAAATGAAGCGCTAAACGACGCCGAAAGAAAGGGTTGGGAGAAACCCTCGAAGATAAGATTTTGGAGAGCATCAATGAAATCCATAATTAAGAAATCTATTGAGAATATTGGAATTGAGGCTCTTGTTAGTAGAAGGACATATGAATTATTTGATAGAATTGAATTTCTAGAAAAAGAGGTTTACCCTCTCGAGAATGGATATGTAAGAGGAGTATTGGCTCCGACTTTCACATCAAGAATTGCTAATGATCCCACTCCTTTGCCTGAAGCAGTGAGAGGTGATGCATTAACAATTTCAGAAATATCTATAGAGGAATTAAAATCTGCTGAAAATTGGCCTATTGAATTTGGAGATATTTTTCCAATCAAAAAGTCTCTTAAAAATGAGAACTTAGTGCCTGGTCTTAGACTTTTTAGTAAAGAAAGATCACTAGCTCTGGCCGCTTGGTTTAGCAGTTTAGAACCAGTCAAGCTGCATATCGAAAAGAATCAACTCATACTTGAGGCCTCAGAAGATAATAAATGGTTGGTAACAGATTTATCAGAAAAAGTTGCCAAGGAATTAAATAATAAATTCACTCAAAATAAAAATGATTCTTTTGGATATCAGTTTATTTCAATACAATCAACTCCTTTTATTGAAAAATTCGCAGGATTCTGGATTTTAAGAGATATTGAATTGATTTCATAA
- the pgeF gene encoding peptidoglycan editing factor PgeF: MDDNQQKFQEKDLKIKDKSFKYFLSPIFVENNFKHGFFTKTSSETNLSVLSKQLNENNKDCILNQIHSNQIVFGSETQGSEIEEADGIFSDKHNQTLWIYTADCMPILFADKSKRQVGAIHCGRKGLENKIIKNIIDKFYNNGCSNEDLIVAIGPSISKKYYLVDNKTLENFYRYVPHNESISLIDNLPTLFKLKKLVNNKNKVLNALDLKKYAHLQLINEKIPKKNIDISDLCTYESNYDFHSWRRSKTYSRQWSFISP; the protein is encoded by the coding sequence ATGGATGATAATCAACAAAAATTTCAAGAAAAAGACCTAAAAATAAAAGATAAATCTTTTAAATATTTTTTATCTCCTATTTTTGTTGAAAATAATTTTAAACATGGGTTTTTTACAAAAACAAGTTCTGAAACCAATCTATCAGTCTTATCAAAACAGCTTAATGAAAATAATAAGGATTGCATTTTAAATCAAATTCATAGCAATCAAATTGTATTTGGATCTGAGACCCAAGGAAGCGAAATTGAAGAAGCAGATGGTATTTTTAGCGACAAACACAACCAAACTTTATGGATTTATACAGCAGACTGTATGCCAATTTTGTTTGCTGACAAAAGCAAAAGACAGGTTGGGGCAATACATTGTGGAAGAAAAGGTTTAGAAAACAAAATAATAAAAAATATTATCGATAAATTTTATAATAATGGTTGTTCAAATGAAGATTTAATTGTGGCAATAGGACCATCAATATCAAAAAAATATTATTTGGTAGATAATAAAACCCTAGAAAATTTTTATAGATATGTTCCTCATAATGAATCAATTTCCTTGATAGATAATTTGCCTACTTTATTTAAGTTAAAAAAATTAGTTAATAATAAAAATAAAGTTTTAAATGCATTAGATCTAAAAAAATATGCTCATCTTCAACTTATTAACGAAAAGATCCCAAAAAAGAATATTGATATCTCCGACTTATGCACCTACGAATCAAATTATGACTTTCATTCTTGGAGAAGATCTAAGACCTATTCACGTCAATGGAGTTTCATAAGTCCTTAG
- a CDS encoding acetyl-CoA carboxylase carboxyltransferase subunit alpha, translated as MPRRYLLDFEKPLVELEKQIEQIRELARDSEVDVSQQLLQLETLATRRREEIFRSLTPAQKIQVARHPQRPSTLDFIQMFCDDWIELHGDRNGGDDMALIGGLGSVNNQPVLLLGHQKGRDTKENVVRNFGMAKPGGYRKALRLMQHADRFSLPILSFIDTPGAYAGLSAEEQGQGEAIARNLREMFGFKVPIIATIIGEGGSGGALGIGVADRLLMFEHSVYTVASPEACASILWRDAAKAPEAATALKITGKDLLELGVIDEVLSEPAGGNNWAPIEAGNTLKASIERHLSELLKMSKEELLEQRYSKFRVLGKFIESSSVEEIKEEFTQKKE; from the coding sequence ATGCCAAGACGTTATCTTCTAGATTTTGAAAAACCTCTTGTGGAGCTTGAGAAGCAAATCGAGCAAATTAGAGAATTAGCTAGAGATTCAGAAGTAGATGTTAGTCAACAGTTATTACAACTAGAAACACTTGCCACAAGAAGAAGAGAGGAGATTTTTAGATCTCTCACCCCAGCTCAAAAAATTCAAGTAGCCAGACATCCACAAAGACCAAGTACTTTAGATTTCATTCAAATGTTTTGTGATGATTGGATCGAACTTCACGGCGACAGAAATGGAGGAGATGATATGGCTCTAATCGGAGGTTTAGGTTCGGTCAATAATCAACCTGTGCTTTTATTGGGCCATCAGAAAGGTAGAGATACAAAAGAAAATGTAGTTAGAAACTTTGGCATGGCAAAACCAGGAGGTTATAGAAAAGCTTTAAGGTTAATGCAGCATGCTGACAGATTCTCATTGCCTATTCTTTCTTTTATTGATACTCCGGGGGCATATGCAGGCCTTTCTGCTGAAGAACAAGGTCAAGGTGAAGCTATAGCTAGAAATCTAAGAGAAATGTTTGGTTTTAAAGTCCCAATAATTGCTACTATTATCGGTGAAGGCGGTTCTGGAGGTGCTCTTGGAATCGGAGTGGCTGATAGATTGCTGATGTTTGAACATAGTGTTTATACGGTTGCCAGCCCCGAAGCTTGTGCCTCAATACTTTGGAGAGATGCTGCAAAAGCTCCTGAAGCTGCAACCGCATTAAAAATCACTGGTAAAGATCTTCTTGAATTAGGGGTAATAGATGAAGTTTTATCAGAGCCCGCAGGAGGTAATAACTGGGCCCCTATAGAGGCTGGGAATACTCTTAAAGCTTCAATTGAGAGGCATCTTAGTGAATTATTGAAAATGAGTAAAGAGGAACTTTTAGAACAAAGATATTCAAAATTCAGAGTTTTAGGGAAATTTATTGAATCAAGTAGTGTTGAAGAAATTAAGGAAGAATTCACTCAAAAAAAAGAATAA
- a CDS encoding SDR family oxidoreductase encodes MKLAFITGASKGIGRSTAITFANAGWDLILLSRDLEMMETLRDELSETKSRINLVKCDLSNSNEIESSVKESIKKYGCPSVLINNAGAAFNGNLIETSLQKWQEIIQINLTSIFQLCSLIVPKMRKNGGLIINVSSHASYNPFPQWGPYCVSKSALAMFTKCLREEERSNSIRACTITLGSVNTPLWDSESINSDFDRTAMLSSTKVSDTILYIAEQPESQLIEDLTLMPAGGAF; translated from the coding sequence TTGAAATTAGCATTTATTACAGGAGCATCAAAAGGTATTGGAAGATCTACCGCAATTACTTTCGCAAATGCTGGATGGGATTTAATTTTACTTTCAAGAGATTTAGAGATGATGGAAACATTAAGAGATGAACTATCAGAAACGAAGTCAAGAATCAATCTTGTGAAGTGTGATTTATCCAATTCAAATGAAATAGAAAGTTCTGTCAAAGAATCTATAAAAAAATATGGCTGCCCTTCCGTTCTCATAAATAACGCAGGAGCTGCTTTTAATGGGAATTTAATAGAAACGTCATTACAAAAATGGCAGGAAATAATTCAAATTAATCTGACAAGTATTTTTCAACTTTGTAGTTTAATTGTGCCAAAAATGCGGAAAAATGGCGGTTTGATTATTAATGTTAGTAGCCATGCTTCTTATAATCCTTTTCCACAATGGGGCCCTTACTGTGTTTCAAAATCTGCTCTTGCAATGTTTACTAAATGTTTAAGAGAGGAGGAAAGATCTAATTCAATTAGAGCATGTACAATTACTTTGGGTTCAGTGAATACACCACTATGGGACTCGGAATCAATCAATTCAGATTTCGATAGAACAGCGATGCTTTCCTCAACTAAAGTCTCTGATACGATTCTATATATCGCTGAGCAACCTGAATCACAATTAATAGAAGATCTAACTCTTATGCCTGCAGGAGGCGCTTTTTAA
- the hemH gene encoding ferrochelatase → MEKIGVLLMNLGGPERITDVGPFLYNLFSDPEIIRLPVPAFQKPLAWLISTLRSTTSQQAYLSIGGGSPIRRITEQQARELQSKLRDKGLNVTTYIAMRYWHPFTESAIADMKADGIDQIVVLPLYPHFSISTSGSSFRELKKLRDSDSDFKKIPMRCVRSWFSQSGYLKSMVELISEQISLCESPADAHIFFTAHGVPKSYVEEAGDPYKEQIEDCSLLIINELEKYLGHSNSYTLSYQSRVGPVEWLKPYTEEVLTDLGKAKVNDLIVVPISFVGEHIETLQEIDIEYKEIAEKAGIVNFRRVKALNTHPTFIEGLSDLVVSSLNGPVVNIEKASELPEKVKLYPQEKWQWGWNNSSEVWNGRVAMIVFLILFIELISGSGPLHKLGIL, encoded by the coding sequence ATGGAAAAAATAGGCGTCTTATTGATGAATCTTGGAGGCCCTGAACGCATTACAGATGTGGGTCCATTTTTATATAATTTATTTTCCGACCCTGAAATAATAAGGCTCCCAGTACCAGCTTTTCAGAAACCTTTAGCCTGGCTAATAAGCACACTTCGAAGTACTACTTCACAACAGGCCTACCTTTCGATTGGTGGTGGATCTCCTATTAGAAGAATTACTGAACAACAAGCCAGAGAATTGCAAAGTAAATTAAGAGATAAAGGTTTAAATGTCACAACTTATATAGCTATGAGATATTGGCATCCTTTCACAGAATCTGCAATAGCAGATATGAAAGCAGATGGGATAGATCAAATTGTTGTACTGCCTCTTTACCCTCATTTTTCTATAAGTACAAGTGGTTCTAGCTTTAGAGAATTAAAAAAATTACGAGACTCGGATTCCGATTTTAAAAAAATACCAATGAGATGTGTAAGAAGCTGGTTTAGTCAATCAGGTTATTTAAAATCTATGGTTGAACTTATTTCAGAGCAAATTTCACTTTGCGAATCACCTGCTGATGCACATATATTTTTTACCGCTCACGGTGTTCCAAAAAGTTATGTAGAGGAAGCTGGAGATCCATATAAAGAACAAATTGAAGATTGTTCATTACTAATTATTAATGAACTTGAAAAATATTTAGGCCATAGTAATTCATATACTCTCTCATATCAAAGTAGAGTCGGTCCTGTTGAATGGTTGAAACCTTATACTGAAGAAGTTTTGACAGACCTTGGTAAAGCGAAAGTAAATGATTTAATTGTAGTGCCCATAAGTTTTGTAGGTGAACATATTGAGACTTTGCAGGAAATTGATATTGAGTATAAAGAAATTGCCGAGAAAGCAGGGATTGTTAATTTCAGAAGAGTAAAGGCTCTAAATACACATCCTACATTCATTGAGGGTCTTAGTGATCTCGTTGTTTCTAGCCTAAATGGACCAGTTGTCAATATAGAAAAAGCTTCTGAGTTACCTGAAAAAGTTAAACTTTATCCTCAGGAAAAATGGCAATGGGGCTGGAATAATAGTTCAGAAGTTTGGAATGGGAGGGTTGCAATGATTGTTTTCCTAATACTTTTTATTGAACTAATATCAGGCTCTGGACCTCTTCATAAATTAGGTATTTTATAA
- the ilvB gene encoding biosynthetic-type acetolactate synthase large subunit: MTLTSPPLSKGDSEKKYPKWITGAEALMDSLRIHGVRVIFGYPGGAILPIYDAVYKAESDGWLKHYMVRHEQGGSHAADGYARATGEVGVCFGTSGPGATNLVTGIATAQMDSVPLVVVTGQVPRPAIGTDAFQETDIFGITLPIVKHSWVIRDPSDIAKVVSEAFFIASSGRPGPVLIDIPKDVGQEFFNYERILPGEIIPKGFKRNGEINDNDIDKAIELIKQSAKPLLYVGGGAISSGAHKEVEILAKNFQIPVTTTLMGKGAFDERDDLSVGMLGMHGTAYANFAVTECDLLITVGARFDDRVTGKLDTFAPSAKVIHIDIDPAEVNKNRRVDVAIVSDVAVALSKINEKSLSKNTSCNTRNWLEKINSWKNKHPLFIPPEEGEIYPQEVLLKVRDLSPEAFITTDVGQHQMWAAQYLRNAPRRWISSAGLGTMGFGLPAAMGVKAALPTSEVICIAGDASVLMNIQELGTLSQYGLKIKLVIINNRWQGMVRQWQESFYHERYSSSDMSCGEPDFVKLAESFGVKGFLISERKQLHNEFKSALDFDGPALINVRVRRGENCYPMVPPGKSNAQMVGYVNCKN, translated from the coding sequence GTGACTCTTACTTCTCCACCTTTGTCAAAAGGTGATTCAGAAAAAAAATACCCAAAATGGATTACAGGTGCAGAAGCACTTATGGATTCACTAAGAATCCATGGTGTGAGAGTTATATTTGGATATCCCGGAGGAGCTATACTCCCAATTTATGATGCTGTATATAAGGCAGAGAGTGATGGATGGTTGAAACACTATATGGTTAGACATGAGCAGGGAGGTTCCCATGCCGCAGATGGGTATGCGAGAGCAACTGGTGAGGTAGGAGTATGTTTTGGAACTTCAGGCCCAGGAGCTACGAATTTAGTAACGGGAATTGCAACAGCTCAGATGGATTCAGTCCCATTGGTGGTGGTCACTGGCCAAGTTCCAAGACCTGCTATCGGAACAGATGCTTTTCAAGAGACTGATATTTTTGGGATAACACTTCCTATCGTTAAACATTCATGGGTAATTAGAGATCCTTCAGATATAGCGAAAGTAGTTTCAGAAGCTTTTTTCATTGCATCCTCAGGAAGACCCGGCCCAGTTTTAATTGACATACCAAAAGATGTGGGTCAAGAATTCTTTAATTATGAAAGAATTTTACCAGGTGAAATTATTCCTAAAGGTTTTAAAAGGAATGGTGAAATTAATGATAATGATATCGATAAAGCAATTGAATTAATTAAACAGTCTGCAAAACCTTTGCTCTATGTGGGTGGTGGTGCTATATCTTCTGGGGCTCATAAGGAAGTGGAAATACTAGCAAAGAATTTTCAAATTCCTGTCACAACTACTTTAATGGGGAAGGGAGCTTTTGATGAAAGGGATGATTTATCTGTGGGAATGTTGGGTATGCATGGAACTGCATATGCAAATTTTGCAGTAACTGAATGCGATCTTTTGATTACTGTTGGAGCGAGATTTGATGATAGAGTCACTGGCAAATTAGATACATTTGCTCCATCTGCAAAAGTTATTCATATCGATATTGATCCCGCAGAAGTTAATAAAAATAGACGTGTTGATGTTGCAATCGTTTCTGATGTGGCTGTAGCTCTTTCAAAAATCAATGAAAAATCTTTAAGTAAAAATACTTCGTGTAATACTAGAAATTGGTTAGAAAAAATAAATTCTTGGAAAAATAAACATCCTTTATTTATTCCTCCTGAAGAAGGAGAAATTTACCCTCAAGAAGTACTTTTAAAAGTTAGAGATTTGTCCCCTGAAGCTTTCATTACAACAGATGTAGGTCAACATCAAATGTGGGCTGCGCAGTATCTCAGAAATGCCCCAAGAAGGTGGATTAGTAGTGCAGGCTTAGGAACAATGGGCTTTGGATTACCTGCCGCAATGGGAGTAAAAGCTGCATTACCAACATCTGAAGTTATTTGTATAGCTGGTGATGCAAGTGTTTTGATGAATATACAAGAATTGGGTACTTTATCTCAATATGGTCTAAAAATTAAATTAGTTATAATAAATAATCGCTGGCAAGGAATGGTTAGACAATGGCAAGAAAGCTTTTATCATGAAAGGTATTCTTCTTCCGATATGAGTTGTGGAGAACCAGATTTCGTTAAGCTAGCAGAATCCTTTGGAGTTAAGGGATTTTTAATCTCCGAGAGAAAACAATTACATAATGAATTTAAGTCTGCTTTAGATTTTGATGGTCCAGCCTTAATTAATGTTCGAGTTAGGAGGGGAGAAAATTGTTATCCAATGGTTCCCCCAGGTAAAAGTAATGCTCAAATGGTTGGTTACGTTAACTGTAAAAACTAA